A genomic stretch from Amorphus orientalis includes:
- a CDS encoding flagellar hook-length control protein FliK, producing the protein MSRIAFSAPEFIARDDAVGAHARASAKTGQDGQVAKDGKEGVSEFAALLKKAAETKTGGNASEQAQAGAGQKAGTSDLRSGLGRPVRQEEDGSELAGEGQSGSDGDAQAQGDDAAQTTRDMSLAQLLAAWSETSPRAAAGQAANGSAAAEQSAKAGAGARQGAGSVTSGQSDPSAQGWTGPAMPDDADALASTTPKMAAHIVDRQTHFAPVQTRAMLGAKSETGAAGTPGTAAEANVAARTEPNAAARGGAVEGPAERKQSGGPDPRVQGQRMAEHPGQQQPDEGRASSSSDKSSSDKGWRMASAGATGSEMPQAPGSNGQAGLPQSTLQRLGSSLVATAGDLVGARMSPAATADPQTSGDNMVRILELELTPAELGLVRVRMRMSNGGLELQVAAARQGTAQLLEQDSSKLMSIIKDAGYDVDSVTIQASNDGFRSHLMPHGRQEASSMPNPNPGGGSFQPQGETGAGGGNGRDRNPNSDNTSSQSSFKDDDGSNASKGETSRSGSLYV; encoded by the coding sequence ATGTCAAGGATTGCTTTTTCCGCTCCCGAGTTCATTGCCCGGGACGATGCGGTCGGGGCGCACGCCCGTGCATCCGCCAAGACGGGCCAGGACGGCCAGGTGGCGAAGGACGGCAAGGAGGGCGTGTCCGAGTTCGCCGCGCTCCTGAAGAAGGCGGCGGAAACCAAGACCGGCGGTAACGCGTCCGAACAGGCCCAGGCCGGCGCCGGCCAGAAGGCGGGCACGTCCGATCTTCGGAGCGGGCTCGGGCGTCCGGTGCGGCAGGAAGAGGACGGCTCGGAGCTTGCCGGAGAAGGACAGTCCGGAAGCGACGGGGACGCGCAGGCCCAGGGCGACGACGCGGCCCAGACCACCCGGGACATGAGTCTGGCGCAGCTTCTCGCCGCATGGTCGGAGACGTCGCCGCGAGCGGCCGCCGGACAGGCGGCTAACGGGTCTGCCGCCGCCGAACAGAGCGCGAAGGCCGGTGCGGGCGCGCGCCAGGGGGCCGGCTCGGTCACGTCCGGCCAGTCGGATCCGTCCGCCCAGGGCTGGACCGGTCCGGCGATGCCGGATGACGCCGACGCGCTCGCCTCCACCACGCCGAAGATGGCGGCCCATATCGTCGACCGCCAGACCCATTTCGCCCCGGTGCAGACCCGCGCCATGCTGGGTGCCAAGTCCGAGACCGGGGCGGCCGGCACCCCCGGTACCGCCGCGGAAGCCAATGTGGCTGCGCGCACCGAACCCAATGCCGCCGCGCGCGGTGGCGCGGTCGAAGGTCCGGCCGAGCGGAAGCAGTCCGGCGGACCGGATCCGCGCGTCCAGGGGCAGCGCATGGCGGAGCACCCGGGACAGCAGCAGCCCGATGAAGGCCGCGCCTCTTCGTCGTCCGACAAATCCTCCTCCGACAAGGGCTGGCGGATGGCTTCCGCCGGTGCGACCGGATCGGAAATGCCGCAGGCGCCCGGCTCCAACGGCCAGGCCGGTCTGCCCCAGTCGACGCTGCAGCGTCTGGGCAGCAGCCTGGTGGCGACCGCCGGAGACCTGGTCGGCGCCCGGATGTCCCCCGCCGCGACCGCCGATCCCCAGACCTCCGGCGACAATATGGTCCGCATCCTCGAACTCGAGCTGACCCCGGCCGAGCTTGGGCTGGTGCGCGTGCGCATGCGGATGAGCAACGGCGGGCTCGAGCTGCAGGTGGCGGCTGCGCGTCAGGGAACGGCCCAGCTTCTGGAGCAGGACAGCTCCAAGCTGATGTCGATCATCAAGGACGCCGGCTACGACGTGGACTCCGTCACGATCCAGGCTTCGAACGACGGGTTCCGCTCGCATCTCATGCCGCATGGCCGGCAGGAGGCCTCGTCGATGCCGAACCCGAATCCCGGCGGCGGCTCGTTCCAGCCCCAGGGCGAAACGGGCGCCGGCGGCGGCAACGGCCGCGACCGCAATCCCAATTCCGACAACACGTCTTCTCAGTCTTCGTTCAAGGACGACGATGGTTCAAATGCTTCGAAAGGCGAGACTTCTCGCTCTGGCTCTCTTTACGTTTAG
- a CDS encoding transglycosylase SLT domain-containing protein, translated as MLRKARLLALALFTFSGLGAGTAFAGNVCEKEMERASAKYGVPLGILYAVGLTETGRKGSLQPYAMNIEGASFFGASAADAKRKFAEARSQGKKLIDLGCMQINYHYHGEKFRSISHMLEPKANVDYAARFLQELKAREGTWTMAVARYHAGPNNDPAQKRYVCAVIRNMVAVEFGTWTPNARRFCA; from the coding sequence ATGCTTCGAAAGGCGAGACTTCTCGCTCTGGCTCTCTTTACGTTTAGTGGTCTCGGCGCAGGAACGGCTTTCGCCGGCAATGTCTGCGAGAAGGAGATGGAACGGGCCTCCGCCAAGTATGGCGTCCCGCTCGGGATCCTCTATGCCGTGGGCTTGACCGAAACCGGCCGCAAGGGATCGCTTCAGCCCTACGCGATGAACATCGAGGGCGCGTCGTTCTTCGGGGCGAGCGCTGCCGATGCAAAGCGCAAGTTCGCCGAGGCGCGCAGTCAGGGCAAGAAGCTCATCGACCTGGGCTGCATGCAGATCAACTACCATTATCACGGCGAAAAATTCCGCTCGATCAGCCACATGCTCGAGCCGAAGGCGAATGTCGACTACGCGGCACGCTTTCTTCAGGAGCTGAAGGCGCGCGAGGGCACCTGGACGATGGCGGTCGCCCGCTATCATGCCGGACCCAACAACGATCCCGCCCAGAAGCGGTATGTCTGTGCGGTGATCCGGAACATGGTTGCCGTGGAATTCGGAACCTGGACGCCGAACGCCCGTCGCTTCTGCGCCTGA
- a CDS encoding protein phosphatase CheZ — translation MEFTPSTNTPLDRIYSELSDLRGLIGRLENWAQEVSSPKSGVTLLAGVETIQDAITQTRGELTSLNEKENKNAQFNRAADELDAVVANTEAATDTILSSAEAIDDLAAKLQATASDEDIAKITEIRDNTIRIFEACNFQDITGQRISKVIGLMHFIEGRISTMAELWTDFGDVDHSETSKSGPHSFSRTSAGVAMHGPVLNGDVDVVSQDDIDSLFP, via the coding sequence ATGGAATTCACGCCATCAACCAACACCCCTCTGGATCGGATCTACAGCGAACTCTCCGATTTGCGCGGGCTGATCGGTCGTCTGGAAAACTGGGCCCAGGAAGTGTCGTCGCCAAAGTCCGGCGTCACCCTTCTGGCAGGTGTCGAGACGATTCAGGACGCGATCACGCAGACGCGCGGCGAGCTGACGTCCCTGAACGAGAAGGAAAACAAGAACGCGCAGTTCAACCGCGCTGCGGACGAGCTGGACGCCGTCGTTGCGAATACCGAGGCGGCGACGGATACGATTCTGTCGTCGGCAGAGGCCATCGACGATCTGGCAGCCAAGCTGCAGGCGACCGCGAGCGACGAGGACATCGCGAAGATCACCGAGATCCGCGACAACACGATCCGCATCTTCGAGGCCTGCAACTTCCAGGACATCACCGGGCAGCGGATCAGCAAGGTGATCGGCCTGATGCACTTCATCGAAGGCCGCATCTCCACGATGGCCGAGCTGTGGACCGACTTCGGCGATGTGGACCATAGCGAAACCAGCAAGTCGGGCCCGCATTCCTTCTCCCGGACCAGCGCCGGCGTTGCCATGCACGGTCCGGTCCTGAACGGTGACGTGGATGTCGTCAGCCAGGACGATATCGATTCCCTTTTCCCGTAA
- a CDS encoding response regulator: protein MALDLSMPVLVVDDYKTMIRIIKNLLKQLGFEDVDEAADGQEALGKLKERNYGLVISDWNMEPMTGYELLQHVRSDEALNGIPFIMVTAEAKSENVVAAKKAGVSNYIVKPFNAQTLKGKIETVFQN from the coding sequence ATGGCGCTCGACCTCTCGATGCCGGTCCTGGTTGTGGACGACTACAAGACCATGATCCGCATCATCAAAAATCTCCTGAAGCAGCTTGGGTTCGAGGACGTGGATGAAGCGGCCGACGGACAGGAAGCTCTTGGTAAGCTGAAGGAGCGTAACTACGGTCTGGTCATTTCCGACTGGAACATGGAGCCGATGACCGGTTACGAGCTGCTTCAGCACGTACGGTCCGACGAAGCTCTGAACGGTATTCCGTTCATCATGGTCACGGCGGAAGCCAAGTCCGAGAACGTCGTCGCCGCGAAGAAGGCCGGTGTGTCCAACTACATCGTGAAGCCGTTCAACGCGCAGACGCTCAAGGGCAAGATCGAAACCGTCTTCCAGAACTGA
- a CDS encoding response regulator transcription factor, whose protein sequence is MYVVVDHREAVTSGYQSGFAREGFAAIGLCSKEFKEWLTSASDQDIEAVQGFLLGDVDGRTAYPEIIRNHSRAPIIALSEERSLEQTLELFTSGIDDVVRKPVHVREIVARSDAVWRRANAVEKPTSSGRLKVFFNGRDPEIDDEPLPLPRRERHILEYLVKNSSRRVTKTQLFNAIYGVFNEELDETVIEGHMSKLRKKLRQRLGHEVIDAKRFLGYRFVA, encoded by the coding sequence GTGTACGTTGTCGTCGATCATCGTGAGGCAGTGACCTCTGGTTATCAGTCCGGTTTCGCACGGGAAGGCTTTGCTGCCATCGGGCTCTGCTCGAAAGAATTCAAGGAATGGCTGACCAGCGCGTCGGATCAGGACATTGAAGCCGTTCAGGGTTTTCTTCTTGGTGATGTGGACGGTCGCACCGCGTATCCGGAGATCATCCGCAACCACTCCCGCGCACCGATCATCGCGCTGAGCGAGGAGCGCTCTCTCGAGCAGACGCTGGAGCTGTTCACCTCCGGGATCGACGATGTGGTCCGCAAGCCGGTCCATGTGCGCGAGATCGTGGCGCGCTCCGACGCTGTTTGGCGGCGCGCGAATGCGGTCGAGAAGCCGACCTCCAGCGGGCGCCTGAAGGTGTTCTTCAACGGGCGCGACCCGGAAATCGACGACGAGCCGCTTCCGCTCCCGCGCCGCGAGCGTCACATTCTCGAATATCTGGTCAAGAACAGCTCCCGCCGGGTCACCAAGACGCAGCTCTTCAACGCCATCTACGGTGTTTTCAACGAGGAGCTCGACGAAACCGTGATCGAGGGCCACATGAGCAAGCTCCGCAAGAAGCTTCGCCAGCGGCTCGGCCACGAGGTGATCGATGCGAAGCGCTTCCTGGGCTACCGCTTCGTCGCCTGA